A genomic window from Quercus lobata isolate SW786 chromosome 10, ValleyOak3.0 Primary Assembly, whole genome shotgun sequence includes:
- the LOC115965072 gene encoding ensconsin-like, which produces MELIGGQQGKSAPAQTVPSQVSSLPARSPPPVPRHPPPSSPQTAPPSTAEPEKRREQKDEMLNACSNQLDGERKRRAMAVQTLSKSEQDLTVSRKKLLVEEEARKSAESSSEGYQKQAEAQAKLLREANAELKKTQEQVLVLKKHLEETQRLRERAEKLKEQAEKAKIESEKAMGEAEQRGYEIGIAETEKALRAEVLEMDSFQTPLLLYVNLAFKALSF; this is translated from the exons ATGGAGCTGATAGGAGGTCAACAGGGAAAGTCTGCACCTGCCCAAACAGTACCATCCCAagtttcatctcttccagccaggtctcctcctccagtcCCCCGCCACCCTCCTCCATCATCTCCGCAAACAGCACCGCCAAGCACTGCCGAGCCAGAGAAGCGCAGAGAGCAGAAAG atgagatgcttaATGCTTGTtccaaccagctagatggtgaaaggaaaagaagggcaATGGCTGTTcaaaccttgtccaaatctgaacaggatctAACCGTCTCGAGGAAAAAGCTACTGGTCGAGGAAGAAGCTCGCAAAAGTGCTGAATCGTCATCAGAgggctaccagaagcaggccgaggcACAGGCCAAGCTTCTGCGCGAGGCGAATGCTGAGCTGAAGAAaactcaggagcaagttcttgttcttaagaagcatctagaagaaACTCAGAGGTTAAGGGAGAGAGCCGAAAAGcttaaagaacaagccgagaaagcaaaaatcgagtctGAGAAGGCAATGGgtgaagccgagcagaggggctacgaAATCGGGATAGCTGAAACCGAGAAAGCGTTAAGAGCCGAAGTTCTGGAG ATGGATTCATTTCAGACGCCTCTTTTATTGTACGTCAATCTTGCATtcaaagctctctctttctga